The following nucleotide sequence is from Gaiellales bacterium.
GGGTCGAGGTAGGCGAGGTCGACGCCGTCCAGCCCGGCGGCGAGGTAGTTGGCGTCGCTGCGCACCGCGCTGCCCGGCGGCCCCGCCACGGGCTCCGGCTCGCGGAGCGTCAGCCGCTGTGCGGCCCGGGGAGCCCACCGCTTCAGATATGCCATCTGCACGCCGACGGTGCTGTCGACCCGGTCGGCGGCCTCGAGCAGGCTCGTCAGCGCGAGCGCGCGCTCGGTGCGCGACAGATCGAGGCGGTCGATCTCCCGCCTGATCGCATCGATCCGCATGCCGTTTGCGGGCTTGAAGTAGCGCGACCGGCGGCAGAAGGTCTCGGTCACGTACCCCTCCTCGCCGGGGAGTGCGTCAAGGTGCGCGAGCAGCTCGCGCACGCGGCCGCGGTCGACGTCCTCGCCGGCCTCGATGTAGGCCTGCCCCAGCACCTCGGAGTACGCGGCGGTGTCGTTTGAGACCACGCGGATGCCGGCTGTCCGCAGCGCCTGTCCGACCCTCGTCGTTCCGGCGAACATGTCCCCTGCGGTGCGCGCACCCAACCGCCGCGCCACCTCGGCCAGCGACGCCGCCAGCAGCCGCTTCGACCCGAGGTACTTGATCACTCCGCCACTCTAGGAGATCGCTCGGCGGGTGGCCGCCCGCTACGAGCGCAGGTAGGTGAGGACGGCGAGTACGCGGCGGTGGTCTTCGCTCGCCTGGGGGAGGCCGAGTTTCTGGAAGATGCTGGTGACGTGCTTTTCGACGGCGCGTTCGGTGACCACCATCCGTTCGGCGATGCCGGTGTTGCTG
It contains:
- a CDS encoding DNA adenine methylase gives rise to the protein MIKYLGSKRLLAASLAEVARRLGARTAGDMFAGTTRVGQALRTAGIRVVSNDTAAYSEVLGQAYIEAGEDVDRGRVRELLAHLDALPGEEGYVTETFCRRSRYFKPANGMRIDAIRREIDRLDLSRTERALALTSLLEAADRVDSTVGVQMAYLKRWAPRAAQRLTLREPEPVAGPPGSAVRSDANYLAAGLDGVDLAYLDPPYNQHCYAGNYHVWETIVRGDAPPHYGVACKRVDVRERRSPYNSRRRAWDVLADLVERLPTPWLVISFSNEGFHELDAMRSMLAQRGHVASRHIDAPRYVGARIGIHDPAGRRVGTVSHVRNREVVFVCGPDRALADAALEDALPVAV